From Virgibacillus natechei, the proteins below share one genomic window:
- a CDS encoding LytS/YhcK type 5TM receptor domain-containing protein: MNELMIILFERMGLLLVIAFVLTRTRGFRSLLYRESSIKMSIVHAFIFGLFGIASTITGIVIEADSTIIRDFVWTVESDQLVLGSSLVAIVIGGLLGGPFVGFGAGIIAGSHLVFLGGIGWLANGFVNPLTGLLAGLTARFFSQERVISWMKALFIGVFPTVLQMQLLLIFHPNTDEIIAIVDTVGLPLVLSNSIAIAIFTAMIGIVLREQENEAAFAAKQALTIAEEALPFLKRDYQREMAAGIANLLYDRLELAAVSMTNEHEVLAHIGMGSDHHGSGDRITTPLSKQAIRTKSMKVTYTHSEIQCEDPNCPLQAAIFIPITEANEVTGLIKLYFLKAQHIRPVERMLAQGLGQLISNQLNVIAAEKLKVHIRDAELRNLQAQINPHFLFNTLHLVSTLIRMDAVKARHITIQLAQYMRFNLGLASHSLIHMEKEAEHVKAYIAIIQARFESRLDISFTQSEGISDVLIPPSTIQPLVENSVEHGLRNTINNGKVKIEIKKINEVIRISVRDNGHGFPFDILNRAGHEPLKEKQNGGKGLYNVNQRLVSLLGDSARIRIKNLPSEGSEVFFEIPYECEFKKVPN, translated from the coding sequence GTGAATGAATTGATGATCATTTTATTTGAACGAATGGGGTTATTACTTGTCATTGCTTTTGTTCTAACGCGAACTCGTGGTTTCCGGTCGCTCCTTTACCGTGAATCTAGCATTAAAATGTCTATTGTTCATGCTTTTATATTTGGACTTTTTGGTATTGCGAGTACAATAACCGGAATTGTGATCGAAGCTGATTCTACGATCATTCGTGATTTTGTCTGGACAGTCGAAAGTGATCAACTCGTTCTCGGTTCAAGCCTTGTTGCTATAGTAATTGGAGGATTATTAGGTGGTCCATTTGTTGGCTTTGGTGCGGGTATTATCGCGGGATCCCATTTGGTATTTCTCGGAGGAATCGGGTGGCTGGCAAATGGGTTCGTGAATCCACTTACTGGATTGTTGGCGGGGTTGACAGCTCGATTTTTTTCACAAGAACGGGTCATTTCATGGATGAAAGCTTTATTTATCGGTGTTTTTCCAACTGTGCTGCAAATGCAGCTATTACTTATTTTTCATCCAAACACCGATGAAATAATTGCTATTGTGGATACAGTTGGTTTGCCGCTGGTACTGTCGAATAGCATTGCAATTGCCATTTTCACAGCGATGATCGGAATTGTTTTGCGCGAGCAGGAAAACGAGGCAGCATTTGCAGCAAAACAGGCATTAACGATTGCGGAAGAAGCGCTTCCCTTTTTAAAAAGAGATTATCAGCGTGAAATGGCTGCAGGAATCGCCAACCTGCTATACGATCGATTGGAACTGGCTGCGGTATCAATGACTAATGAGCATGAAGTACTGGCGCATATTGGGATGGGTTCTGATCATCATGGGTCAGGAGATAGAATAACGACCCCTTTATCCAAGCAGGCAATTCGGACAAAGTCGATGAAAGTAACGTATACACACTCGGAAATACAATGTGAAGATCCTAACTGTCCCTTACAAGCTGCCATCTTTATTCCAATCACCGAGGCAAATGAGGTAACAGGGCTTATTAAGCTTTATTTTCTAAAAGCACAGCATATCCGTCCAGTAGAACGTATGCTAGCTCAAGGATTGGGACAATTGATTTCCAATCAGTTAAATGTCATTGCTGCAGAGAAACTGAAGGTACATATTCGTGATGCAGAACTGAGGAACCTGCAAGCTCAAATAAATCCGCATTTTCTTTTTAATACCCTCCATTTGGTATCAACACTTATTCGGATGGATGCTGTAAAAGCACGTCATATCACCATTCAATTAGCGCAATATATGCGGTTTAACTTGGGGCTTGCCTCCCATTCACTCATACACATGGAAAAGGAGGCTGAACATGTAAAAGCATATATAGCCATTATACAAGCACGTTTTGAAAGTCGTTTGGATATTTCTTTTACCCAGTCAGAGGGGATATCCGACGTATTGATTCCTCCTTCAACCATTCAGCCACTTGTGGAGAACAGTGTTGAACATGGATTAAGGAATACGATCAACAACGGGAAGGTGAAGATTGAAATAAAAAAAATAAATGAGGTGATTCGTATATCTGTTCGTGATAATGGCCATGGATTTCCTTTCGATATCCTGAATCGTGCTGGTCATGAGCCATTAAAAGAAAAACAAAACGGAGGAAAAGGACTTTATAATGTCAATCAGCGTTTAGTTAGCTTGCTGGGTGATTCAGCACGTATACGAATTAAAAATTTACCTTCTGAAGGAAGTGAGGTATTTTTTGAAATTCCATATGAGTGCGAGTTCAAAAAGGTGCCGAATTAG
- a CDS encoding LytR/AlgR family response regulator transcription factor, with protein MIRAIIAEDEKVTRDELIYVLQKEEDVYLCPSAETGEQLLELFFEYKPDVVFLDVHMPGISGVEAAKRLTELNEGERPLFIFTTAYDDYAIQAFEIEAVDYLLKPYDHARFHQSMERLRNQLRKSDIRESPNPSSLKSSGPSKLLIDDGEKTIVLHPDMIYYAVPFKRMLEIHTEDNVIMSRMTLQELEKKLSGYTFLRTHRSYLVNLDHIQEITPWFNGTSNITLKDKDRTSIPVSRASRKILFDFLE; from the coding sequence TTGATTCGTGCAATTATAGCCGAGGATGAAAAAGTAACACGGGATGAATTGATTTATGTGCTGCAAAAGGAAGAGGACGTTTATCTTTGCCCAAGTGCTGAAACAGGAGAACAACTGCTTGAATTATTTTTCGAATATAAACCGGATGTGGTATTTCTTGACGTTCATATGCCTGGAATATCTGGGGTGGAAGCTGCAAAACGCTTAACTGAATTGAATGAAGGAGAAAGACCATTATTTATCTTTACGACAGCATATGATGATTATGCTATCCAAGCCTTTGAAATTGAAGCGGTTGATTATTTGTTGAAACCATATGATCATGCACGTTTTCATCAATCAATGGAAAGGTTGAGAAATCAGTTACGGAAATCTGATATAAGAGAAAGTCCGAATCCTTCAAGTTTAAAATCATCAGGTCCATCTAAATTACTAATTGATGATGGGGAAAAGACGATCGTATTACATCCAGATATGATTTATTATGCGGTTCCGTTTAAGCGAATGCTTGAAATTCATACAGAAGACAACGTAATCATGAGTCGGATGACCTTGCAGGAGCTAGAAAAAAAGCTTTCCGGATATACCTTCCTCCGGACCCATCGAAGCTATTTGGTCAATCTGGATCATATTCAGGAAATCACTCCTTGGTTTAATGGAACAAGCAATATAACACTAAAAGATAAAGATCGGACTTCGATTCCTGTCAGTCGAGCATCTAGGAAAATACTTTTTGATTTCTTAGAATGA
- a CDS encoding DUF485 domain-containing protein, which translates to MNGESGSAKEYQTEKRPDFVKVENSTQFKRLIREKKKFTIPITIFFMVFYFLLPILTSYTTFLNTPAIGDISWVWLFAFAQFIMTFTLSIVYVKKASGFDKQAEQIIADQLEKGEDDA; encoded by the coding sequence ATGAATGGTGAAAGTGGTTCCGCCAAAGAATATCAGACAGAAAAACGGCCTGATTTTGTTAAAGTAGAAAATAGCACACAGTTTAAAAGGCTAATAAGAGAGAAGAAAAAGTTCACTATTCCAATAACGATATTTTTTATGGTGTTTTATTTTTTATTGCCAATTTTGACATCTTATACAACGTTTCTGAACACACCAGCAATTGGTGATATTTCGTGGGTATGGCTATTTGCCTTTGCGCAATTTATTATGACATTTACCCTAAGTATTGTGTATGTAAAAAAGGCAAGCGGTTTTGATAAGCAAGCAGAACAAATTATCGCGGATCAGCTTGAAAAAGGGGAGGATGATGCATAA
- a CDS encoding solute symporter family protein: MDTIVIVLFLAIVFLTLAITYYASRNTKTTGDFYTAGGSLTGIQNGIAISGDYLSAASFLGIAGAIALYGFDGFFYSIGFLIAYLVVMFLVAEPLRNLGKYTIADMINARFDAKKVRGAAALSTVTIVIFYMIAQLVGAGALIQLLFGIDYWIAVLIVGVMMTIYVLFGGMIATSWVQITKAVLLMAGMIIISFLVLLKYNFDLGFMFSEVKTATSHGADYLNPGLQYTNPLGTLSLMLALVLGTSGLPHILMRFFTVKDAKTARSSVITATWTIGIFYILTLFLGFGAAAFVGEQQIIAANPGGNMAAPLLAQALGGDILFAFISAVAFATILAVVAGLVLSGASAFAHDLYAQIIKKGNVTDRQQMLAARYAALAVSVFSIVLALFAQSLNVAFLVSLAFCIAASANLPVILYTVYWKKFNTAGAVTALLSGLFSALILVSMSPSVFSPVEGAALFVGDPIFPLENPALISVPLGFLGGYIGTKISKKSDPVRYAEVTVKANTGYKEAR, from the coding sequence ATGGATACTATTGTAATTGTCCTTTTCCTTGCTATCGTATTTTTAACGCTTGCTATTACGTATTATGCTTCTAGAAATACGAAAACAACCGGTGATTTTTACACTGCTGGGGGTAGTTTGACAGGAATACAAAACGGGATTGCCATATCGGGTGACTATTTATCGGCAGCCTCCTTCCTTGGTATCGCGGGGGCTATTGCGTTGTATGGATTTGATGGCTTTTTTTACAGCATAGGTTTTCTTATTGCATACTTGGTTGTCATGTTTCTAGTGGCTGAACCTTTGAGAAACCTTGGTAAATATACGATTGCAGATATGATAAATGCCCGTTTTGACGCGAAGAAGGTGAGGGGGGCTGCCGCACTTAGTACCGTAACGATTGTTATTTTTTATATGATCGCACAACTTGTCGGGGCTGGTGCTCTTATTCAATTATTGTTCGGGATCGACTATTGGATAGCTGTACTCATTGTTGGTGTCATGATGACCATTTACGTGCTATTTGGTGGAATGATCGCTACCAGCTGGGTTCAAATTACAAAGGCTGTCCTGCTAATGGCTGGGATGATTATTATTTCATTCCTCGTTTTATTAAAATATAACTTTGACCTTGGATTTATGTTCAGTGAAGTTAAAACAGCAACAAGCCATGGAGCAGATTATTTGAATCCAGGGTTGCAATATACGAATCCACTGGGGACCCTATCTCTTATGCTTGCATTAGTGTTAGGAACCTCAGGGCTACCACATATTCTCATGCGTTTTTTCACTGTTAAAGATGCCAAGACAGCAAGAAGTTCCGTTATTACAGCAACATGGACTATTGGAATCTTTTATATATTAACGCTTTTCCTTGGTTTTGGAGCAGCTGCATTTGTTGGTGAACAACAAATTATCGCGGCAAACCCTGGTGGAAATATGGCGGCACCTTTATTAGCACAGGCTTTAGGTGGCGATATCTTGTTTGCTTTTATATCAGCGGTTGCTTTTGCCACCATTTTAGCTGTTGTAGCAGGGCTCGTTTTATCAGGTGCATCAGCATTTGCTCACGATTTGTATGCGCAGATTATAAAGAAAGGAAATGTAACTGATAGGCAACAAATGTTAGCTGCACGTTATGCAGCTCTGGCGGTATCCGTATTTTCTATTGTTTTGGCATTATTCGCACAATCGTTAAATGTGGCTTTTCTCGTTTCACTTGCATTTTGTATTGCAGCAAGCGCTAATTTACCAGTGATCCTGTATACCGTCTATTGGAAAAAATTCAACACAGCAGGAGCTGTTACAGCATTACTGTCCGGATTATTCTCAGCCTTAATTCTTGTATCAATGAGTCCAAGTGTCTTTTCACCTGTAGAAGGTGCAGCATTATTTGTAGGCGATCCTATTTTTCCACTTGAAAATCCGGCATTGATTTCCGTGCCATTAGGATTCCTCGGTGGCTATATAGGTACCAAAATATCTAAAAAATCAGATCCTGTACGATATGCTGAAGTTACAGTAAAGGCAAATACCGGCTATAAAGAAGCGAGATAA